Within the Symbiobacterium terraclitae genome, the region GAATCGACTCGGAGTGCTTGACGAAACGCCGGATGCGTGACCCGCATGTCCGGTGTTGTGAGAGGCCGTAGGGCGACCCTACGGTCTACTCGATCCCATCGCCGGCGCGCGCAATCGCGGGCAAGTGCAGGCCTGTCCGCGCATAGTCTCCTGGGGACAGGGAAGGGGAGACGTGCCGTGAGAGTGCCCCGGGTGGCATGTGTGGGGGCCGGATACTGGGGGGCGAACCTGGTGCGGACGTTCCACGCGCTGGGCGCCCTCCATCGGGTGGTGGAAGTGGACGAGGGCCTCAGGAGGCAGATGGCCCTGCGCTATCCTGGAGCGACGGTGACCGGCGAACTGGCCGATGCGCTGGCCGATCCGGAGGTGGATGCGGTGGCGATCGCCACGCCTGCGGCCACGCACGCGCAGATCGTGCGCCGCTCGCTCGAGGCCGGGAAGGACGTCTTTGTGGAGAAGCCGCTCTGCCTCTCGCTGGCCGAGGGGGAGGAGCTCGTGCGGCTGGCGGAGGCGGAGGGGCGCATCCTCATGGTCGGCCACCTGCTGCGCTACCACCCCGCCGTGCGACGGCTGAAGCGGCTGGTGACGGACGGCGAGCTGGGCCGCATCCAGTACATCACCGCGGAACGGGTGAGCCTCGGCCGGTTCCGCCGGGAGGAGAGCGTGCTCTGGTCGCTGGGGCCCCATGACGTCTCGGTGGTGCTCTGGCTGGTGGGCGAGGCGCCCGTGCGGGTGCGGGGCCAGGGCAGCGCCTTCCTGCAGCCGGGGGTTGCCGACGTATACGCCGCCGCCCTGACGTTCCCCGGCGGGGCCAGCGCCTACCTGCTCTTCTCGTGGCTCCACCCGTTCAAGCAGCAGCGGCTGACGGTGGTCGGCGACCGGCGCATGGCCGTCTTCGCCGACACCGAGCCGGTTCAGAAGCTGCTGCTCTTCCCCTCCGGTGCGGACTGGCAGGACGGCCGTCCCGTACCCCGCAGGGGGGAGCCGGTGCCGGTGGACTACCAGCGGGAGGAGCCGCTGGCCGCCGAGTGCCGCCACTTCCTGGACTGTGTGGCCGAACGCCGCACGCCGGAGACCGACGGGCGGGAGGCCCTCGGCGTGCTGGCTGTGCTCGAGGCCTGCCAGCAGGGGGCGCAGAACCGGTTCCCCGGCGCCCTCGTGCACGAGTCCAGCTACGTGGACGACGACGTGGTCATCGGGCCGGGCACGACGGTCTGGCACTTCTCCCACATCCGCAAGGGCAGCACCATCGGCCCCGGGTGCCGCATCGGCCAGAATGTGGTCATCGGCCCCAACGTGCAGGTGGGGGCCGGGGTGAAGGTGCAGAACAACGTGTCGGTCTACGAGGGGGTCGAGCTCGAGGACGAGGTCTTCTGCGGGCCCTCGGTGGTCTTCACCAACGTCCACAACCCCCGCAGCCACACGCCCCGCATGCACGAGCTGCGCCGCACCCTGGTGAAGCGGGGGGCGACCCTGGGGGCCAACGCCACCATCGTCTGCGGCGTGACGATCGGCGAGCACGCCTTCGTCGGGGCGGGGGCGGTGGTCACCCGGGACGTGCCGGACCACGCGCTGGTGCTGGGCAACCCGGGCCGCATCGCCGGGTGGGTCTGCCGCTGCGGCAGCCGCATCGCCTTCGGCGAGGGCGAGGAGGCGGGCAGGTGCACCGCCTGCGGGCAGGCCTACCGGCGGGTGGAAGGGCGTGTCGTCCGTGGCTGACGATCGCATCAGCCTGCGGGAGATCCTGGCCATGCTGGGCCGGCGGTTCGTGTGGGTGCTGCTGCCCCTCGTCCTCTTCACCGGCCTGGCCGTGGCGGCGACTTTCTACATGATGCCGGTCTACGAGGCCAGCACGACGCTGATCCTGACCACCCCGACCGGCTCGCCCACCAACTACGAGACGCTGCTGTTCAACCGCAACCTGGCCAAGACCTACTCCGAGGTGGCCCGCAGCCGGAGCGTGGCGGCGGAGGCGGCGGCCATGCTCGGGCTGCAGGAGAGCGTCGAGGAGTTCCAGGAGCGCATCCGCGTCTCGGTGGTGCGGGACACGGAGGTCATCGAGATCGCCGTGATCGACACCGACCCGGTGCGGGCGGCCGACGCGGCCAACGCCCTGGCCTCGGCCTTCCGGAGCCGGTTCTGGCAGTTCACGTTCCTCGACAGCCTGCGCATCGTCGACCCCGCGGAGCCGCCGGTGGAGCCGATCCGCCCGCAGCCCGTGCTCTACATCACCGTCGGGGTGGTGGTGGGGCTGGCGTCGGGCGTCGGGCTGGCGGCGCTGGTGGACCACCTCTTCCCCCGGCGCCCACGGCGGGAGCCGACTGAACCGGCGGCGCTGACGGAGGACGCGGGACAAGCGATTCCGGCCGCGCAGGCCCTGATGCCGGCCGGGGCGGGAGGCCCCGGCGGCGGTGGGACGGCGGCCAGTGCGCCGCTGGCCTGCCGGAGGGCCGCGGGCGTGTCCCCGGCGGCTTCGCAGGCGGCCTGCGCCTCCGCGGCGAGTGCGCAGGCGGTGAACGTGCCGGCGGGCGGTGCGCTGACAGCGGGTGCCCCTGCGGCGGCCGAGGCGGCGAGTGGTGCTCCGACAGCGGGTGCCCCTGCGGCGGCCGAGGCGGCCAGCGGTGCGCCTTTGGCGGGAGCCCCCATGGCGGGTCCGCCGCCGGCGGATGCGCCGACCGCCGATGACATGACGGCGGGCGCGCCGGCGGACATCCTGCCGGAGGAGGGCGAACCCCCGGGGAGTGCCCCGGTGACCAGTTCGGACGCTGAGGGGGAGTCGCCGCCCACCGCGCCGGCCGACGTACTCGCCGACACGGTCGGCTCGCCGCTGCCATTGCGGCGCAGGCGCAGGTACCGGCACCGCTTCCGCCTCCGCCTGCGGTGGCGGGCGGAGGCCGACCCGGTTCCGGAAGGCCCGTCAGAAGGGATGGGTGAGGTGCATGCGTGAGCGGGTTCCGCTGCTGGATCTGGCATCCGAGGTGGAGTTTCTGTGGGAGCCCCTGCAGGGGGCCATCCAGGAGGTGCTGCGGTCCGGCCAGTTCATCCTGGGCCCCGAGGTGGACGCGCTGGAGCGGGAGGTCGCCGCCTACCTGGGCGTGCGCCACGCGGTGGCCCTCAACTCGGGCACCGACGCGCTGGTGATCGCCCTGCGGGCCCTGGGGGTGGGTCCCGGCGACGAGGTGATCACCACCCCGTTCACGTTCTTTGCCACCGCAGAGGCCATCAGCCACGTGGGGGCGTCCCCCGTCTTCGTCGACATCGAGCCCGATACGTTCGCACTGGACCCCGACCTGGCTGAGGCGGCGGTCACGCCCCGCACCCGGGCGATCATCCCGGTGCACCTCTTCGGCCACGCGGCGGACATGGACCGGCTCGGCGACCTCGCCAGGGCGCACGACCTGCACGTGGTGGAGGACGTGGCCCAGGCCTTCGGCGGCCGCTTCCACGGCCGGATGCTGGGCACCCTCGGCGACTTCGGGGCGTTCTCCTTCTTCCCCAGCAAGAACCTGGGAGCCTACGGCGACGGGGGGCTCCTGGCCACCGACGACGCCGCCCTGGCCGAGGCCGCCCGGATGCTGCGGGCCCACGGTTCCCGCCGGAAGTACTACAACGAGGTGGTGGGCTACAACTCGCGGCTCGACGCCCTGCAGGCCGCCATCCTGCGGGTGAAGCTGCCCCACCTGGACGAGTGGAACCGCCGCCGGTGCGAGGCCGCCGCGTACTACCGGGAGATCCTGGCCGACCTGCCCGGCGTGGTGCTGCCCGCAGTCCGCCCCGGTGTGGACCACGTCTACCACCAGTACACCATCCGCATCCCGAACGGGCGGCGGGATGCGGTGCAGCAGGCGCTCGCCGGGCGGGGCATCGGCACCATGGTCTACTACCCCGTGCCCCTGCACCAGCTGCCCGTCTACCGCCACATGAACCTGAGCCTTCCCGCGGCGGAGGCCGCGGCCCGGGAGGTGCTCTCCCTGCCCATGGGCCCCTTCCTGCGCAGGGAGCAGCAGGACGAGGTGGCCGCCGCGCTCCGGCAGGCCCTGTGGTGAGGGTTGGCCAGGTGAGCGTCATGCAGTCTCTCAAGCGGCGCCTCGCCGCCAGCCCGCTCACCAGGGCAGTCGCCATGGTGGCCGGGGGCAGCGCCCTCGCCCAGGCGCTGGTGGTGCTCACCTCACCGGTGATCACGCGTGTCTACTCCCCCGAGGACATGGGCGTCTATGCCCTGTACACCGCGGTGCTGGCGATCCTGTCCTCGGCGGTATGCCTCCGCTACGAACTGGCGGTGCCCATCGCCCGCACGGTGGAGGGCAGCGCCAACCTGACGGCGGTCTCGGCCCTGGTGGCGGCCGTCATCAGCGGCCTCGCCTGGGCGGCGCTCTGGCTGCTGCGCCGCCTGAATCCGGGGGGGCTGGCTGCCGCCATCCCGGAGGAGATGGTCTGGTTCTTCCCGCTCACCCTCCTGGCGCTGGGGATCCTCCAGGCGGCCGGCGGGTGGGCGACCCGCCAGCAGGCCTTCGGCCGCATGACCCGCTCGCGCATGGTGGAGTCGGCCGTCACCGTGGGCCTGCAGATCGGCCTGGGCGCGCTGGGCGGCGGTGCGCTGGGGCTGGTGGCGGGGCGGGCCGCGGGCTACGGGGCCGGGGCCCTGGTGCTGATGGGAAGGGAGCGGGGGGCGCAGGTCAGCCTGCTCCGCCTGCTCTCCCTCCGGGAGATGTGGGCCGGCGCCGTCCGCTTCCGCCGCTTTCCCCTCCTGGCCGCGGGCGCCGGCCTCTTGAACAGCGGCGGACTGCAGGTGGCCCAGCTGCTCCTGGGGGTGTTCTACGGCACCCAGGTGGCGGGCTGGTACGCCCTGGGGCAGCGGATGGTGGACGCGCCCATGATGCTGGTGGGGCAGGCGGTCTCCCAGGTCTACGCCGCGGAGGTGGCCCGCCTGGCCCGGGAGGAGCCCGGGTCGATCCGGCCGCTCTTCAAGCAGCTCGCCTGGCGGCTGCTCCTGGTCGGAACGCCGCCGATCCTCTTCCTGGGCGCCTTCGGCCCGCAGCTTTTCAGCTTCGTCTTCGGTCCGGAGTGGCGCGAGGCGGGGATGTACACGCAGGTGCTCGTCGTGATGATGCTGGCCAAGTTCGTGGTGGTGCCGCTCTCGTACACCCTCGACGCCCTGGAGCGGCAGGACCTGCAGCTCTGCTGGGACGCAGGCCGCCTCGTGCTGGCGCTGGGCGCCCTGCTGGCGGCGAGGGGGCTGGGGGCTCCGCCGGAGGTGGCGGTGGCCATGTACGGCGGGGCGATGACGGCGAGCTACCTGGCGCTTTACGGGGTCATGCTCCTGGCGGTCAGCCGGCCGGGCGGGCAGCGCCAGGGCGGACTGGGGTCTGCCCCGGGATCATAGGAAAGGGAGAGGGTAGGATGGAACCGCTCTTGTCCAGCCCGCTGGCGCTGGAAGGTTGGCACGAGTTCAACCGCATCAAGTGGGGGATCCGGCCCCACCGGCTGGTGCTCGGGCAGGCCGAGGGGGACGGGGCGAAGCTGGACGCGGTGCTCTACCTGAACCGGCGGGGACGAATCTACCAGCCGCACCACAACCCGTACCTCCCGGTGTCGTTCCGGCCGTCCCCGACGAGCTTTCCCTCCCGGAGCGAGCGGCGCTGGCTGACGCTGGCGGAACAGCTGGCCGACGAGATGCGGGCGCGGGGGATGGCCAACGCCGTCGACCTGCCCGTGGGGATCATGGACGGTCGGCCGTGGCGCTGGGCGGGCTTCTCGGTCGGCGCGAAATACACCTACATTCTCGACCTGCCGTACAGCCCCGAGCGCATGGAGAAGAACTGCCGCTCCTCCATGAGGAGGGCCGAGCGGGCAGGCTACCGCTGCGAGCGGACCGACCGCCTGGCAGACGCCTACGTCTGCCTCATGGAGACGGCCGCCCGCAAGGGGTTCCGCTTCGACCTGACCCTGCGGGACCTGGAGATGGCCCGGGAGCTGCTGGGAGACGAGCACCTGCGGGTCTATGTGTGCTACGGCCCCGACGGGACGCCGGCGGCCGCGAACTTCGTGCTGCACCGGCCCGGCGGCATGGCCGTGGGCTGGCTCGGGGGGGTGACCTCCGCGCATCTCTCCACGGGTGCCTTCCAGCTCCTCGAGGTGTTCAGCATGGATGACCTGGCGTCAGCCGGGGCGACCTGCTACGACCTGGCGGGTGCCAACATCCCCGGGGTGGCCCTGGCCAAGGCGCAGTTCGGCGGGCGGCTCACCCCCTACTACTTCGTGAGTCCCGTGGGACTGAAGCCGCTGGCCATCTGGATCCTGGAGTGGCTCCGCCCGGCGCGGGGCCAAGCGCGGCGGCGCCGCACCTGCGTATCGGCCGGAGTGCGCCAGGGGGATGCAGAGGGGTGTGAGTGCGGCCGCGGGCCCCTGGGTGTGCCGGCCCATGGCGGGAGCGCAGGGGCGCAGCCGTCGGGGCTGGACTGAGGCCGTTGACGAGGGAGGCGGGCTGCGGTGGAGTGGCACGAGTCAGATCCCCTGATGCTGGATGGATGGCACGAGTTCAACCGCATCAAGTGGGGCGTGCGCCCGCTCAGGCTGCGGTTCGGCGCAGACGACGGAGCCGGCGCACGGCTGGATGCGGTCCTCTATCTCGACCGCCGCGGACGGGTGTTCCAGCCCGAAGAGAACCCTTACATCCCGGTGGCGTTCCATCCTGACCTCACGAACCCCGCATGCCGGGTCGAGGGGCAATGGCTCAGGCTGGCCGAGCAGCTGGCGGTGGAGATGCGGCGCCTCGGCACCGCCAACAGCATCGACCTGCCGGTCGACGTGGTGGACGGGCGCCCCTGGCTCTGGGCCGGCTTCCACGTGGAGGTGAAGTACACCTACGTCATCGACCTGCCATTTCACCCGGAGCGGATGGAGAAGGCGGCCCGGAGCATCGCGCGAAAGGCCTTGCGGGCGGGTTATCGCTGCGAGCGCACCGGCCGGCTGGCCGATGCCCACGCCTGCCTCACCGCCACCGGGAGCCGCAAGGGCTTCCGGCTGAGCGTGAGCCTGCGGGACCTGCAGCTCCTCCGGGACCTGCTCGGCGACGAGTGCCTGCGGGTCTATATCTGCTACAGCTCCAGCGGCGAGCCCGCCGCGGCCAACGTCGTGCTCTACCGGCCCGGCGGGATGGCGGTGGGCTGGGTCGGAGGCATCGCCTCCGCCCACCTCTCCTCGGGGGCGGCGCAGCTCCTCAGGGTGGCCTGCCTGACGGACCTGGCGGCCGCCGGGGCCACCGCCATCAACCTGGCGGGGGCGAACATCCCCGGCGTGGCCCTGGCCAAGTCGCAGTTCGGCGGCCGGCTCACCCCCTACCTCTCAGTGGACGGGTGCGGACTCAAGTCTGTGGCGCACTGGCTGATGAACTGGTGGCACCCCACGCACGCCCCGGGCATGGCGGCGCCTGCCGGCAGGAGGGTTGGACGTGCTCTGCGTCAGAGTGCCTCGTAGCTACCTGCCCGAGCGGCGCTACGCCTGCGGCGTGCTCATGGGGGAGTGCCTCGGGCTCGAGTTCGCGCTGGTGCCGGAGGAGCGCACGGACGTGCTGATCACCCTTCCCGGCCACGCGGGCGAGCTGCACCTTGCGGACGGCCTGTTCGCCACGGAGCCCGACCGGTGGCTCACGCCGGACTCGCTGCCCCGGGAGCCGTTGACCTGGTGGAACCTGGCGGAGGCGGCTGTCGAGGCGGGGCTTGCGCCGGCCAACCAGGCGGTGAGGCCCGCCCGCGTGGGCCTGCCGGTGCGGGTGGTGGCCCCGGCGCTGCCCGTGATCTACGGTGCGCTCCTGCCCTCGGGCCGGTTCTGCGAGGTGAGGCCAGGGACCATCCGGCTGGGCGTGGACGTGCTGGGCAGCGCCTTCTTCATGGCGACCCGCTATGAAGAGGCGGTGCTCCCGGAGCGAGACGCACACGGGCGGTTCCCGGCCCGGGCCTCGCTGGCCGCCCGGGCAGGCTTTCTCGACCGGCCGGTGGTGAACGAGTACGCGGAGGTGCTCTGGTGGGGGCTGAACACGCTCTGGCCGGGACTGCGCCGCAAGGAGCGGAAAGGGCGCTTCCTGCTCAGCCACGACGTCGACAACCCGCTCTGCACGGCGGGGCGCTCCCTGCTGGGGGTGGGGCGCAGTGCCGCCGGCGACCTGCTGCGCCGGGCCGATCCCGCCCTGGCGGTGCGCCGCATCGTCAGCTACGCCCGCACCCGCCGAACCCCGGACGCCGACCTCTGCAACAACTTCGACTGGATCATGGCCGAGAGCGAGGCCAGAGGGATCACCAGCGCCTTCAACTTCCTCACCGTGACGGGTCCCGCGGACGCCGCATACCGGCTGCAGGATCCGTTCATCCGGCGCCTGATGGGGGAGATCGCCCGGCGGGGGCACGAGGTGGGGCTGCACACCAGCTACCACAGCTACGCCGACCCGGAGCAGATCGGGAGGGAGTTCCAGGACCTCCTGGCGGCCGCCGAGGCGGAGGGCATCCACCAGCCGGCCTGTGGCGGGCGGCAGCACTACCTGCGCTGGGCCAATCCGGTCACGTGGCAGGGATGGGAGGCGGCGGGGCTCCAGTATGACAGCACGGTGGGATATGCCGACCAACCGGGCTTCCGCACCGGCCTCTGCCACGAGCACCCCGTCTTTGACCTCGAGTCCCGCCGCACGCTGCGCCTGCGGGAGCGGCCGCTGGTGGTGATGGAAGTCACCCTGTTCGAGTACCTGGGGCTCCCGCCCGCCGCCGCCCTGGAGCGCATCGTGGAGCTGCGCAGGCGCTGCGGCCTGTTCGATGGCGACTTCACACTCCTCTGGCACAACTGCTGCCTCATCCAGGACTGGGAGCGGAACCTCTACCGGACGGTCCTGGACGCGTGCACCTGAAGGGCGGCGTCGTCGGCACGGACCGGCGAGGGGCACCCCGGCGGGGACCGGGCCACCGGACGACCTGAGGCCGGGCGAGCAGGTGAGGCCGCGCCGATGGAGAGCCCGAGGCGCAGACGCTGGCGCGCATGACGGGACTGCCGGAGGGGCAGGGCCGGCACGACGCAAGGTGTGCAGGGTGAGGCGCGGGAGGTGGTGCGGGTGAGCGTACGGGCGGCCCCGCCGCAGGGCGCACGGCCGCTGTTGCCGGACGGTGAGCGGCCGGGCCTCGTGGACCTCCGGGGCATGGTCCTGGCCGCCTACCTCTCGGTGGGTTCGTTCAAGGCCGATCCCCGCCTGCAGTGGCTTCCGGTAGACGCCACGCTCCTCCTGGCCCTCGCCGTGGCCGGGCTGACCTGCCTGGACCTCCTGCTGTCGGGGTTCCGAATCCACCGGAACGCCGGTTGGATGCTGCTGCTCTTCGCGGTCTTCGCCGTCCCCGTCCCCTGGACGGAGTTCCACGCCTACGCCTTCGAGAAGGTGAGCAGGTTCTTCACCCTCACCCTGATCGCCGCCGTGGCCCCCTTCGTCCTGTTGCGGAGACCAGGCGCCGTGCACCGCTTCTTCAACGCCCTGTGCCTCATCTCTGCGGTGATGGGTATCGACGCCGCGCTGCAGCTCCTGCAGGGATCTGGAGACGTGACCCGGCTCTCCGCCTTCGGGGCCAATCCGATCAGCTTCGGCCGGGAGATGGGCGGCGTGCTGCTCTGGTGCGCCGCGCTGGGCGTGGAGGGGCGGCTGCGCGTCGACGTGGCGGTTGCCGGGGTGGTCGCTGCCGGGGTGCTCCTGGTCGGATCGGGGTCACGGGGGCCACTGCTCGCGGCGCTGGGGGCGCTGGCGGCGGCCGGTCCGCTGTTCTACTGGCGGAGCTCGCGGGTCATGATCCGGTTCGGCCTGGCCGCGGCAGCGGTGGCGGTTGCACTCTCCCTGGCGCTGCTGGTCTCGCCGGAGGACAGCGGGCACCGGATCGAGCGCCTGGCCAGGGGCGCTCTTGGCGCATCGGAGCTGACCCGGCTCGATGCCTACGCGCGCTCCCTCCGGCTGATCGCTGACCACCCCGAGGGGATCGGGTGGGGAGGCTTCGCCCACCGCATCGACCAGCTGGGAACG harbors:
- a CDS encoding acyltransferase; amino-acid sequence: MHESSYVDDDVVIGPGTTVWHFSHIRKGSTIGPGCRIGQNVVIGPNVQVGAGVKVQNNVSVYEGVELEDEVFCGPSVVFTNVHNPRSHTPRMHELRRTLVKRGATLGANATIVCGVTIGEHAFVGAGAVVTRDVPDHALVLGNPGRIAGWVCRCGSRIAFGEGEEAGRCTACGQAYRRVEGRVVRG
- a CDS encoding DegT/DnrJ/EryC1/StrS family aminotransferase; protein product: MRERVPLLDLASEVEFLWEPLQGAIQEVLRSGQFILGPEVDALEREVAAYLGVRHAVALNSGTDALVIALRALGVGPGDEVITTPFTFFATAEAISHVGASPVFVDIEPDTFALDPDLAEAAVTPRTRAIIPVHLFGHAADMDRLGDLARAHDLHVVEDVAQAFGGRFHGRMLGTLGDFGAFSFFPSKNLGAYGDGGLLATDDAALAEAARMLRAHGSRRKYYNEVVGYNSRLDALQAAILRVKLPHLDEWNRRRCEAAAYYREILADLPGVVLPAVRPGVDHVYHQYTIRIPNGRRDAVQQALAGRGIGTMVYYPVPLHQLPVYRHMNLSLPAAEAAAREVLSLPMGPFLRREQQDEVAAALRQALW
- a CDS encoding O-antigen ligase family protein, translating into MSVRAAPPQGARPLLPDGERPGLVDLRGMVLAAYLSVGSFKADPRLQWLPVDATLLLALAVAGLTCLDLLLSGFRIHRNAGWMLLLFAVFAVPVPWTEFHAYAFEKVSRFFTLTLIAAVAPFVLLRRPGAVHRFFNALCLISAVMGIDAALQLLQGSGDVTRLSAFGANPISFGREMGGVLLWCAALGVEGRLRVDVAVAGVVAAGVLLVGSGSRGPLLAALGALAAAGPLFYWRSSRVMIRFGLAAAAVAVALSLALLVSPEDSGHRIERLARGALGASELTRLDAYARSLRLIADHPEGIGWGGFAHRIDQLGTAGADRQYPHNLILEAFLEGGWLAGLYLTLLLAGVGLRISSLRPTSEHHGVFLFYLFFLLNSMVSGDLNDNRHLFALMAIGLHAGWDDEQAQGGARHVGASGA
- a CDS encoding GNAT family N-acetyltransferase; this encodes MEPLLSSPLALEGWHEFNRIKWGIRPHRLVLGQAEGDGAKLDAVLYLNRRGRIYQPHHNPYLPVSFRPSPTSFPSRSERRWLTLAEQLADEMRARGMANAVDLPVGIMDGRPWRWAGFSVGAKYTYILDLPYSPERMEKNCRSSMRRAERAGYRCERTDRLADAYVCLMETAARKGFRFDLTLRDLEMARELLGDEHLRVYVCYGPDGTPAAANFVLHRPGGMAVGWLGGVTSAHLSTGAFQLLEVFSMDDLASAGATCYDLAGANIPGVALAKAQFGGRLTPYYFVSPVGLKPLAIWILEWLRPARGQARRRRTCVSAGVRQGDAEGCECGRGPLGVPAHGGSAGAQPSGLD
- a CDS encoding lipopolysaccharide biosynthesis protein, translated to MQSLKRRLAASPLTRAVAMVAGGSALAQALVVLTSPVITRVYSPEDMGVYALYTAVLAILSSAVCLRYELAVPIARTVEGSANLTAVSALVAAVISGLAWAALWLLRRLNPGGLAAAIPEEMVWFFPLTLLALGILQAAGGWATRQQAFGRMTRSRMVESAVTVGLQIGLGALGGGALGLVAGRAAGYGAGALVLMGRERGAQVSLLRLLSLREMWAGAVRFRRFPLLAAGAGLLNSGGLQVAQLLLGVFYGTQVAGWYALGQRMVDAPMMLVGQAVSQVYAAEVARLAREEPGSIRPLFKQLAWRLLLVGTPPILFLGAFGPQLFSFVFGPEWREAGMYTQVLVVMMLAKFVVVPLSYTLDALERQDLQLCWDAGRLVLALGALLAARGLGAPPEVAVAMYGGAMTASYLALYGVMLLAVSRPGGQRQGGLGSAPGS
- a CDS encoding Wzz/FepE/Etk N-terminal domain-containing protein, producing MADDRISLREILAMLGRRFVWVLLPLVLFTGLAVAATFYMMPVYEASTTLILTTPTGSPTNYETLLFNRNLAKTYSEVARSRSVAAEAAAMLGLQESVEEFQERIRVSVVRDTEVIEIAVIDTDPVRAADAANALASAFRSRFWQFTFLDSLRIVDPAEPPVEPIRPQPVLYITVGVVVGLASGVGLAALVDHLFPRRPRREPTEPAALTEDAGQAIPAAQALMPAGAGGPGGGGTAASAPLACRRAAGVSPAASQAACASAASAQAVNVPAGGALTAGAPAAAEAASGAPTAGAPAAAEAASGAPLAGAPMAGPPPADAPTADDMTAGAPADILPEEGEPPGSAPVTSSDAEGESPPTAPADVLADTVGSPLPLRRRRRYRHRFRLRLRWRAEADPVPEGPSEGMGEVHA
- a CDS encoding polysaccharide deacetylase family protein, whose product is MLCVRVPRSYLPERRYACGVLMGECLGLEFALVPEERTDVLITLPGHAGELHLADGLFATEPDRWLTPDSLPREPLTWWNLAEAAVEAGLAPANQAVRPARVGLPVRVVAPALPVIYGALLPSGRFCEVRPGTIRLGVDVLGSAFFMATRYEEAVLPERDAHGRFPARASLAARAGFLDRPVVNEYAEVLWWGLNTLWPGLRRKERKGRFLLSHDVDNPLCTAGRSLLGVGRSAAGDLLRRADPALAVRRIVSYARTRRTPDADLCNNFDWIMAESEARGITSAFNFLTVTGPADAAYRLQDPFIRRLMGEIARRGHEVGLHTSYHSYADPEQIGREFQDLLAAAEAEGIHQPACGGRQHYLRWANPVTWQGWEAAGLQYDSTVGYADQPGFRTGLCHEHPVFDLESRRTLRLRERPLVVMEVTLFEYLGLPPAAALERIVELRRRCGLFDGDFTLLWHNCCLIQDWERNLYRTVLDACT
- a CDS encoding GNAT family N-acetyltransferase, whose protein sequence is MEWHESDPLMLDGWHEFNRIKWGVRPLRLRFGADDGAGARLDAVLYLDRRGRVFQPEENPYIPVAFHPDLTNPACRVEGQWLRLAEQLAVEMRRLGTANSIDLPVDVVDGRPWLWAGFHVEVKYTYVIDLPFHPERMEKAARSIARKALRAGYRCERTGRLADAHACLTATGSRKGFRLSVSLRDLQLLRDLLGDECLRVYICYSSSGEPAAANVVLYRPGGMAVGWVGGIASAHLSSGAAQLLRVACLTDLAAAGATAINLAGANIPGVALAKSQFGGRLTPYLSVDGCGLKSVAHWLMNWWHPTHAPGMAAPAGRRVGRALRQSAS